CGAACACGGGATCAGCTTCCTGCCCCGCAGTACCCTCGGCGCGGTCCTGCCCGGCACCCGCGGCTGCTCGCGCGACCTCCTGCTGCACTTCGTGCGGGCCTGCGGCGTGACCAGCCCCACCCAGGTCCGGCAGTGGACCGCCGCGTGGGACCGCACCGAAACCCACCGCACCGGCTCCGACACCGACCACCTGTACGACCTCATCACCACCTTGGAGGAAGAACTCACCATGACCAAGGCCGCAGTCGCCCGACTCACGATCCCCGTCCCCCACGGTCGGCAGCAGGCCGACGAACCCACCCGGCCCGGCGGGCACCTGCCCGGGCCCCGGCGGATCTCGCAGCTCGTCCGAGCCCTCGCCGCCGCCTACCTCTGACCGGCCGGTGGGGCCCCAACCGGGCCCCACCGGCCGCCCCCACGACGGGTACGGCAGCCCGGCGCTCTCCTTGCCCGGCCGGCCCCGGTCCTCACACCGGGAAGTGCGGATCTGCCCCCGCCCGCCGCCGCGGGGCCGGGCACAGCCGGAAGTCCCGGTCGAATCGGGACAGGTTGAAGGCCGAGTACCAGCGGCATCGCGCTGCCCGGCCCGGCACCCGCGAGATGCCGACGCCTGGCGGCCGGCCCGCACGGACCAGTCGACCCTCTACCGGGCACGGCGCTTCTGCACACCACCCAGGGCCGCAATCACCCCCGGCCGGACCGCAGCGCGCGAGCCACGCGGCAAGACCCCCGCCCCTCGGCACGGGGGTGCCGGGGCGGCGGCCTCGGGCGGCGTAGTGCGGCCGAGTGGCCGGGCGCGGCCGGGTGGGTGACCTGTGCGGGATGTCGACCGGGCGTGCGGGGTGGGGTGTGGCAACGGTTGAGATGCGGTGCCCCCGGGGCGCCGGCCGCCCGATCGCCGACCTCTCGGGGAGTGTGTTCCGCCGTGTCCATCGCCCACCGGATCCTGCAGCTACTCCTCGCCCTCGCCTGCGCCGCGGGCCTGTGGGCCGCCTTCGCCGCCCCCGCGCAGGCCGCCCCCGCGCACGCGGCGTCCGCCACCGCGGGCGCCGCGGATACGGTCGCCACCGCGGCGAACGCAGCGACCGAAGCCGCACCGGCCGCCGGACAGGGGATCGACTGGGACAAGGTCGCGGCATGCGAGAGCGGCCGCCGCTGGCACCTCAACACCGGCAACGGCTACTACGGCGGCCTCCAGTTCAACCAGCAAACCTGGCGCGCCAACGGTGGCACCGCCTACGCGGCCCGCCCCGACCTCGCCAGCCGCGAGCAGCAGATCGCCGTCGCCGAACACCTCGCCGCCCGCCGCGGCACGGCCCCCTGGCCCACCTGCGGCGCCCGCGCCGGCCGCACCTCCCCCGGCCACCACACCGTCCCCGCCCCGCGCCCGGCGCAGCGGCCCGCCGCCGAGCAGCCCACCGCCTCGCAGCCGGCCGCCGGCCAGAGCGCGGCAGCCGTCGAACCGGACACGGCTGCGGCCACAGACCCGGCGGACGACGCGACGACCGTCGTGGTGCAGGACGGCGACACCCTGGACGGCATCGCCCAGACCCTGCAGATCCCCGGCGGCTGGCCCACCCTCTACCAGGCCAACGTCGACATCATCGGCGACATCCCCGACCTCATCCTGACCGGACAGACCCTCCGCCTCCCCTGACCCAGCCGCACGGTCACGAGACCGGCGCAGAAGCACTCCAGGCTCTGCCACCGACCGACGCAGGTGCACGAAACCGCACGTGCCGGTCCATCCCGCCTTCAGTAACAGGAAGGACAGCGGCGGCGTCCACTGCTGTCGCAGTTCTGGCAGCCGACATCGACGGACACGGTGCTGGCACCGCGGCAGGCCGGGCAGAGGGTGTAGCCGTCGCGGGTCCGGTTGCCGTTGCAGGCAGGGCAGGTTGCGGTGGTGGCGATCTGCCCGGTGCCCTGGCATTTGAAGCAGGTGATGGTCCTGGTGCTCTGGCAGGTCGTGCAGCCCTTGACCGCCTTGTAGGTGAGGTATGCCGCCGTCCCAGCCACGAGCCACCAGAATCCAGTAGATCCGTTTGGGTTCGGCACGGCGGGGCTGCTGGTCGGCGCCGGCATCACCGTGCCGCCTGCCGGGGCCTGATTCGTGGGCGGCAAGTCTTCGACGGCTTGGGCGTCCATCGCTTCTTCGGGCGTCTCATCCACCGGCGAAGGAGGCGGGAGCAGCTCTGCTTCGACGATTTCCAACGGCTCGGGGGCTGAGAGGACGTTAAGTCCGTTTCTGGTAGCGGCCGCGTCCGGGTTGGTCGAGGAGTCCTTGCCGAACGAGTCGGCCCAGGCGGGAGCGGGTGACGTTGATCGAGGGCTCGTCGGTGGGCAGGCCGAGGAGTTCGTGTAGGTCGCGAACCCGGAAGACCCGGCTGGGGTGCTCGTTGAAGGCGGTCACGATGCGCTGGTAGACCGTGGCGGTTTCCGCGGGGGCCGGTTCGTGGTCGGGCAGGGTGAGGCCGTCGATGACCTTGCCGGTGGTGACGATCTCTGCGAGGCGGGCCTCGGCCTGGGCCAGGGCGCCGGTGAGTTGCTCGATCTGTTCGTGCAGGTAGTCGGCGTGTGCGGCGGTCTCGTCGTGTTCGGCCTGCAGCAGCCGCAGGAGTTCGGTGACGTTCACGCGGCCAGCTCGACGTCGTCGCGCCAGGCGGGGCTGGGGGTGGTGAGGCGGCGGAGCATGCCGGCGGTGGAGGCCCAGTAGACGCGGGAGGCGGCGTTGTCGGGCCGGTGGTCGTAGTCACGGGCGAGGCGCCGGTGGAGCATGAGGGTGCCGTTGACCTGCTCGACCACCCACCGCTTCGGTTGCGGGACGAACCCCTTGCCCGCGTCGTCGGAGTTGCGCCGGACCACCTCGACGGTGATGTCCTTCACCGCCCCGTGGATGATCACGGCGTCCTTGAAGCCCTGGTCGACCAGGGCCTTCTCCAGGCGCATCCCGCACCGTTCGGCCGCCTGGTCCAGCAGTGCGATGCCGGCCTCGTTGTCGTGGGCGCTCGCGGCGAGGACCACCACGCCGATGATCAGGCCCAGCACGTCGACGGCGAGTCCCCGCTTCCTGCCGGGCGTCTTCTTGTTCGCGTCCAGTCCCGTGGTCTCCTTCGGCACCCCGGCCGCCACGCGGACGGACTGGGTGTCGATGATCACCAGGGACGGGTCCTCTAATCGTCGGGCCCGCTCCCGCACCTGGCAGCGCAGGATTTCCTGGATCCGCTGGTCAAGGCCGTCCTGGCGCCACAGGGTGAAGTAGTAGAACACCGCCGACCAGGCCGGTAAGTCGTGCGGCAGGAGCCTCCACTGACAGCCCGTCCGGTTCTGGTACAGCAGCGCGTTCACGACCTCGCGCAGGTCGCAGGAGCCCGGGTCCCCGGTCGCCGACCGCGACACCCGCTCCTGCTTCCTGGCGGTGACCAGCGGCTCGATCAAGGCCCACTGCCCGTCGGACAAGTCCGTTGAGTACGGCATCCGTTCCATGCCCCGACCCCATCATGCACACGACACGCGAGTCAGCCCGAATGCCTCCGTACCCACGAACGGGCGACACCATATCATCTAGAAACGGACTTAACGTCCTCTCAGTGGGCGTTTAGAGAGCTCTGTTCCGTCATGCGGCTTTCATCCCTGACCGCATTGTGATGTTTTGGCCGGTATAGGAAGTCCGTCCTTGCCTCGACCGCCAGTATGACTGTCCGTCTCATCCGCTTCTGCGTCTGGAAGTCCGTCTGGTTTGAAGAAGTCATAGAACCGCCGATAAGGCAGCGGAACGGAGTCTTCCGCCACGTTCATGCAGACGCTGTGCCGTGAGCCAGCGGAAGCCGTACCCCAGCGACCTGTCCGACGCCCGATGGGCCCTGATCGAGCCGAAACTGACGGCCTGGAGGAAAGCCCGGCTCGACCGCAGGCCCACCGGACAGCCGGCAAAGGTCGAACTGCGCGACGTGTTCAACGCGATCCTCTACGTCAACCGCACGGGAATCCCCTGGAAGTACCTCCCGCACGACTTCCCGAACCACGGCACCGTCTACGCCTACTATGCCGCCTGGCGCGACGAGGGGATATTTGCCCAGCTCAACTACGACCTGACCGGCCTGGCCCGCGTGAAGGAGGGACGCAACCCCGAGCCGACAGCATCCGTGCCCCTGACCAGCCAGGGAACCGACGCCGCGAAGAAAATCGTCGGCCGGAAGCGCGGCATCCTCACCGACACCATCGGGCTGATCCTCGCCGTGGCCGTCACCGCCGCGAGCCTGTCCGAGAACGCCGTGGGAATACACCTCCTCAACCAGGCCAAGGAGACCTACCCGAGCATCTCCAAAAGCTGGGTCGACACCGGCTTCAAGAACGCCATGGTCGAGCACGGCGCCAGCCTGGGAATCGACGTCGAGGTCGTTCACCGGAAGTCCGACGTCCCCGGATTTCACGTGGTGAAAAGGCGGTGGGTGGTCGAACGAAGCCTTGGGTGGATCATGCTGAAAAGGCGCCTCACCCGCGACTACGAGACCCTCCCGGCCAGCTCCGAGGCCATGATCCACATCGCCTCGATCGACAACCTCGCCAAGCGCATAACGGACGAGAGCACACCAACCTGGCGAGGCACCTACTAGGACATAAAGGGCAAACTACTCTCATCAAATGCCCTCTCAGTGTTGCTGCCCCATCTGAACGAGAGGCAGCGGCGCTTGGCGGTGGCGGCCGAGGCGAGGCTGCTCGGTCACGGCGGGGTGCGCGTCGCCGCCCAGGCGGCCGGGATGAGCGAGACCACCGTGCGCCGGGGCGTCGCGGAGCTGGAGTCCGGAGCCGGGCCACTGCCCGACGGGCGGACTCGTGTCGCGGGCGGAGGCCGCAAGCGGGCCGAGGCGATCGCCCCGGGTCTGGTGGACGCGCTGATGGCCCTGGTCGAGCCCGATGAGCGCGGAGACCCGCAGTCCCCACTGCGTTGGACGACGAAGTCGCTGCGGCACCTGGCCGAGGAACTGGGCAGACAAGGTCATCCAGTCTCTGCGCCGACGGTAGGCCGGCTGCTCAAGCAGGCCGGCTTCAGCCTGCAGGGCAACGCCAAGACCCTCGAAGGCAGCCAGCACCCCGACCGCGACGCCCAGTTCCATTACCTGAACGAGCAGGTCAAGCAACATCAGGCGGCCGGCGGCCGGTCATCAGCGTGGACACCAAGAAACGCGAGCAGATTGGCCGCCTACCCATGGCCGGACGCGAGTGGCGCCCCAAGGGCGACCCGGTCCAGGTCGAGGACCACCACTTCTTCTTCAGCGGCCCGGACGTCGAGCAGGCCATCCCCTACGGCGTCTACGACATCGCCCGCAACACCGGCTGGGTCAACGTCGGCGTCGACCACGACACCGCCACCTTCGCCGTCGAGTCGATCCGCCGCTGGTGTAAGACGCGCGGACAGACCGACTACCCGGCCGCGACCCGCCTGCTGATCACGGCGGACGCCGGCGGCTCCAAGGGCTACCGCTACCGCGTCTGGAAGAGCGAACTGGCCGCACTGGCCGCCGAGACCGGCCTCGCGATCACGGTCTGTCACTTCCCACCAAGTACTTCAAAATGGAACAAGATTGAGCATCGGCTGTTCTCCCACATCACCCACAACTGGCGCGGCCGGCCGCTGACCAGCCACGACGTCGTGTTGCAGACGATCGCGGCCACCCGCACCGGGCTGACGGTGGAGGCCCACCTGGACACGGGCGACTACCCCACCGGCATCGCGATCAGCAAGGACCGCTTCGCCGCCCTGCCCCTGGTCAGGCACGAGACCCGCGGGCAGTGGAACTACACCCTGCTGCCCGAACCCGCCGAGTCGACGACCTCACCTGTCAGCTGCGAGGCGCACGGCGTCGCCGACCGGCGCCTATCTCTCCTCGTTCGCCTGGCCGATCCGCGGCTGACCGGGCTGAGCACAACGAAACTCGTCGATCTGTGCGCCGAGTTGGCGCCGCTCCAGGCGGCTCGCGCCCAGGAGCGCCACAGCGAGCAACGCGGCGGACGCGCCCGACGGGCACCGGCAACCAGCGGTCCAAGCCGCTGTTCGACGACGCGGCCCGGGTGATGCTCACCCTCCTCTATCAGCGACAGGTCTGCTCGATGAAGCTGCTGGCCGACATGCTGGAGGTGACCCCCGAATGCATCGGCCACCTCGTCGCCGAGACCCGACGGGTGCTGGAGGACCACGGCCACCGGCCCGGATACGCGCCGACCCGCTTCACCACGGCGGCTGCGTTGCATGCCTTCCTGGACACCGCAGTTACTCCGC
The nucleotide sequence above comes from Streptomyces sp. TLI_235. Encoded proteins:
- a CDS encoding transposase; translation: MSQRKPYPSDLSDARWALIEPKLTAWRKARLDRRPTGQPAKVELRDVFNAILYVNRTGIPWKYLPHDFPNHGTVYAYYAAWRDEGIFAQLNYDLTGLARVKEGRNPEPTASVPLTSQGTDAAKKIVGRKRGILTDTIGLILAVAVTAASLSENAVGIHLLNQAKETYPSISKSWVDTGFKNAMVEHGASLGIDVEVVHRKSDVPGFHVVKRRWVVERSLGWIMLKRRLTRDYETLPASSEAMIHIASIDNLAKRITDESTPTWRGTY
- a CDS encoding nucleoid-associated protein YgaU, whose amino-acid sequence is MSIAHRILQLLLALACAAGLWAAFAAPAQAAPAHAASATAGAADTVATAANAATEAAPAAGQGIDWDKVAACESGRRWHLNTGNGYYGGLQFNQQTWRANGGTAYAARPDLASREQQIAVAEHLAARRGTAPWPTCGARAGRTSPGHHTVPAPRPAQRPAAEQPTASQPAAGQSAAAVEPDTAAATDPADDATTVVVQDGDTLDGIAQTLQIPGGWPTLYQANVDIIGDIPDLILTGQTLRLP
- a CDS encoding transposase, encoding MERMPYSTDLSDGQWALIEPLVTARKQERVSRSATGDPGSCDLREVVNALLYQNRTGCQWRLLPHDLPAWSAVFYYFTLWRQDGLDQRIQEILRCQVRERARRLEDPSLVIIDTQSVRVAAGVPKETTGLDANKKTPGRKRGLAVDVLGLIIGVVVLAASAHDNEAGIALLDQAAERCGMRLEKALVDQGFKDAVIIHGAVKDITVEVVRRNSDDAGKGFVPQPKRWVVEQVNGTLMLHRRLARDYDHRPDNAASRVYWASTAGMLRRLTTPSPAWRDDVELAA
- a CDS encoding putative AbiEi antitoxin of type IV toxin-antitoxin system — its product is MNVTELLRLLQAEHDETAAHADYLHEQIEQLTGALAQAEARLAEIVTTGKVIDGLTLPDHEPAPAETATVYQRIVTAFNEHPSRVFRVRDLHELLGLPTDEPSINVTRSRLGRLVRQGLLDQPGRGRYQKRT